ATATGCTTGCAGGGCCTACAGAGCTTATTATATATATAGATAGAAGGGGGTATGAGGAGGAGATCCTTCTCCACCTAGCCGCTCAAGCAGAACACGGCGATTCTGTGCTTCTAGCCGTGGTTACACCTGATAGCGAGATCGCTAACAACCTAGCTAGAATAACCTCTGAGAGAGCCTCTAACACGGGATCCAAAGCCTTTGAAAGGGTTTCAAGGCTCCTCAACATAGTTATTGTAGATAGTGTTGAGAGAGCGGCAAAATTTATAGATACCCTCTCAGCAGAGCATGTTGAGATATGTAGCAACCTAGAGGGGCTCCGAGATATGCTTAACAGCTATGGGGTCCTCATAGATGGATGTGTCTCTAGCGCTATAAACGACTACTACTCAGGTGTAAACCACATACTCCCCACAATGTCATGGGCAAGGGTTAGGGGAGGCCTATCGATCCTAGACTTTGTAGCTCTGAGGAGGAGGGTTATTTATAGGGGTTCTAGGGATGGTCTGAGAGATATAGCTAGTGAGGTGATGCCCATAGCGATGGAGGAGGGGTTCCAACTACATCTAGACTCGATCTACAGGGGTGTTAGGGGTTGATGGATAGGATCAAAGCCTTTATCAGGGAGAAGGGAGATCTTGTATATAGCTCTGAAAAGGGGTGTACATATCCTTTAGATAAGAATGAGAATCTATTTATACCAAGGGAGGTTATAAGAGAGATCATGGTTAACGCCATATCTAGAATAGATCCTAGGACATATCCTGGTGGGGAAGAGGAGGAGCTTATATGGGAGATCGCAAAGACCTTCTCAATAGATCATGAATCTATTGTTATTACAAATGGTGGTGACGAGGCAATAGATCTTCTCCTCACCCTAGTAGGCTCTCTAGGAGAGAGACCTAGGATAGCTATTCTAAAGCCTAGCTTCCCCATGTATAGCCTTAGATCTCTGCTAAGGGGTTATAGGGTTGAATATATAGAGCTGTCTGAGAATGGCTTCTCTATAGATGTTGATAGAGCTATTGAAATAGCATCTAGATCCGATCTTGTGTTTCTCTGCAGCCCCAACAACCCAACTGGGAATCTCCTTCCACGTGATGTGATAAAATCCGTTGCAGAGGCTTCGAAGGGGATAGTTGTTCTAGACCAAGCTTATAGGGAGTTTGCTGAAGATCCTCAAGATGATCTTTTAAAGTCATATGAGAACATAGTAGCTATAAGAACATTCTCTAAGGCATATGGGTTAGCAGGGCTCAGACTCGGATATATAGTTGCTAATAGGGAGATTGCGAAGGCCCTTAAGATCCTGAGGCTACCCTTTCAAATGAACAAGTTCACACTCGCAGCAGGTGTTGAGGCTCTCAGGATGAGGGATAGGCTTCTCAGATATGTTGATGATGTAAAAAGGGCTAGGAAGATCCTAGTAGCAAGGCTGAGGGATATAGACTACCTAGAGGTCTATGATACACAAACAAATTTTGTCCTCACAAAAATACATATAGATCCTGGGAAGGTTGTTAGGGCTCTAGAGGATAGGGGTATATGTGTAAAGCTATATAGGGGTCTTTTCAGGGAGGGCGACTCCTATCTCAGGATCACGGTTCCTGAAGACAGTATCATAGAACTATTGGTTGGGGTGCTCGAGAATGTTGGGTGAGAGGATAGGGAAGTCTGTGAGAGAGACGAGAGAGGTTAGGATCTATGTTGAGGTGAATCTAGATAGGGAGGGCTATAGGGTTAGGACGCCATATAGATTCTTCACACACCTCCTAGAGACATTTGCTC
This window of the Sulfolobales archaeon genome carries:
- a CDS encoding aminotransferase class I/II-fold pyridoxal phosphate-dependent enzyme; translated protein: MDRIKAFIREKGDLVYSSEKGCTYPLDKNENLFIPREVIREIMVNAISRIDPRTYPGGEEEELIWEIAKTFSIDHESIVITNGGDEAIDLLLTLVGSLGERPRIAILKPSFPMYSLRSLLRGYRVEYIELSENGFSIDVDRAIEIASRSDLVFLCSPNNPTGNLLPRDVIKSVAEASKGIVVLDQAYREFAEDPQDDLLKSYENIVAIRTFSKAYGLAGLRLGYIVANREIAKALKILRLPFQMNKFTLAAGVEALRMRDRLLRYVDDVKRARKILVARLRDIDYLEVYDTQTNFVLTKIHIDPGKVVRALEDRGICVKLYRGLFREGDSYLRITVPEDSIIELLVGVLENVG